A window of the Anaerolineales bacterium genome harbors these coding sequences:
- a CDS encoding dihydroorotate dehydrogenase-like protein, producing WLDFAGMIEEAGADGLELNVYYLPTADTLLGMDVENMYIDILRAVRERVEIPIALKLSPFFSALPNIATQFDEIGADALVLFNRFYQADIDVREKEILPRINLSRPEDILLPMRWIAILYGQVSCSLALTSGVHSGEAVLKAIMVGADIANVASVLLKNSIEKLSEIIRDTENLMEELEISSIRDLKGSMSLQNYVEPTAFERASYIKLLQSFGRI from the coding sequence TGGCTGGATTTCGCTGGCATGATCGAGGAGGCCGGTGCGGATGGGCTCGAGCTCAACGTGTATTATTTGCCCACCGCGGATACGCTGCTGGGCATGGACGTCGAAAACATGTACATTGACATCCTGCGCGCCGTCCGGGAGCGCGTCGAAATTCCCATCGCTTTGAAATTAAGCCCCTTCTTCAGCGCGCTGCCAAATATCGCCACACAATTCGACGAAATCGGCGCAGATGCGTTGGTTCTCTTTAATCGCTTCTATCAGGCGGACATCGATGTGCGCGAGAAGGAAATCCTGCCGCGCATCAACCTCAGCCGGCCTGAAGACATCTTGCTGCCGATGCGCTGGATCGCGATCCTATACGGACAGGTATCTTGTTCCCTTGCGCTTACCAGCGGTGTACATTCGGGAGAGGCAGTATTGAAGGCCATCATGGTGGGCGCAGATATCGCCAACGTGGCATCCGTGTTGTTGAAGAACAGTATCGAGAAATTGAGCGAGATAATTCGAGATACTGAGAACTTGATGGAAGAATTAGAGATTTCTTCCATACGAGACCTGAAAGGCAGCATGAGCCTTCAGAACTATGTCGAACCGACGGCGTTCGAACGCGCAAGCTACATTAAACTGCTCCAAAGTTTCGGACGGATTTGA
- the uvrB gene encoding excinuclease ABC subunit UvrB, with the protein MPPFRLHSPFEPMGDQPEAIEELVQGLNQGFEHQVLLGATGTGKTFTIASVIEKVQRPALILAHNKTLAAQLYAEFRSFFPENAVEYFVSYYDYYQPEAYVPKHDLYIEKETQINEEIDRLRLSATTSVISRRDVVVVASVSSIYGIGNPEAYGRVVINLEKGQRYRRNAVLRQLVECHYQRNDIELKPGVFRVRGDTLEVLPAYEQIGIRVSFFGDEVERIAKFNPLTGEILNEAETVSIYPAKHFITEDEKLKAAITDIETELEEHLEFLKKQEKYLEAQRLEQRTRYDLEMLREVGYCTGIENYSRHLDQRPVGSPPWTLIDYFPPDFVLIVDESHMTIPQVRGMHAGDRSRKETLVEFGFRLPSALDNRPLSFDEFEERTGQVIYTSATPGPYELGVASQVVEQIIRPTGLVDPEVEVRPVEGQVDDLIREIQNRVAIGQRVLTTTLTMRMAEDLSDYLLELGIKVHYLHSEIDTIERVGILRDLRMGVYDVVVGINLLREGLDLPEVSLVAILDADKEGFLRSDTALIQTIGRAARHVDGKVIMYANKITDSMYRAIDETERRREIQIKYNEEHGIEPVSIVKEIRDLTDQVASRAVAEEREEYHALTPAQLPKDELARLIKEFEKQMKNAAEALEFEKAAALRDQIFELRQVLVDKEDMPPWMRARAMTEDV; encoded by the coding sequence ATGCCGCCATTCCGGCTACATTCCCCATTCGAACCGATGGGAGATCAACCAGAAGCCATCGAGGAACTGGTGCAGGGCCTCAATCAGGGGTTCGAACATCAAGTTCTACTCGGTGCGACGGGTACCGGAAAAACCTTTACCATCGCCTCAGTGATCGAAAAGGTGCAGCGCCCGGCCCTCATTCTGGCTCACAACAAGACCCTCGCGGCGCAGCTCTACGCAGAATTCCGCTCGTTTTTTCCCGAAAATGCGGTTGAATACTTCGTCTCGTACTACGATTATTATCAACCGGAAGCCTACGTCCCCAAGCACGATCTCTACATCGAAAAAGAAACACAGATCAACGAAGAGATCGACCGCCTGCGGTTGTCAGCGACGACCTCCGTTATTTCACGCAGGGACGTTGTTGTCGTCGCCTCGGTTTCGAGCATCTACGGCATCGGCAACCCGGAAGCCTACGGCCGGGTCGTCATCAATCTGGAAAAAGGCCAACGCTATCGACGCAATGCTGTCTTACGCCAACTCGTAGAATGCCATTACCAGCGTAATGACATCGAACTGAAGCCCGGCGTATTCCGCGTGCGTGGAGATACGCTGGAAGTGCTGCCGGCCTACGAACAGATCGGAATCCGCGTCAGTTTCTTTGGTGACGAAGTGGAACGCATCGCGAAATTCAATCCACTGACAGGCGAGATACTCAACGAGGCTGAAACCGTCAGCATCTATCCCGCCAAACACTTCATCACCGAGGACGAGAAGTTGAAAGCCGCCATCACAGATATCGAAACGGAACTCGAAGAGCATCTCGAATTCTTGAAGAAGCAGGAAAAATATCTCGAAGCCCAGCGCCTGGAGCAGCGCACGCGCTACGATTTGGAAATGCTGCGCGAAGTGGGCTACTGCACGGGGATTGAAAACTACTCCCGCCATCTGGATCAGCGGCCGGTTGGATCACCTCCCTGGACGTTGATCGATTACTTCCCGCCGGACTTCGTGCTCATCGTCGACGAGAGTCACATGACCATCCCGCAAGTCCGTGGGATGCACGCCGGAGATCGCTCGCGCAAGGAGACCCTGGTCGAATTCGGATTTCGCCTCCCCTCCGCGTTGGACAATCGCCCACTTTCGTTCGACGAATTCGAGGAACGCACGGGGCAGGTCATCTATACGTCTGCCACGCCCGGACCGTATGAGCTTGGGGTTGCGTCCCAGGTGGTGGAGCAGATCATCCGCCCGACCGGTCTCGTCGACCCTGAAGTGGAAGTCAGGCCCGTCGAAGGACAGGTCGATGATCTGATCCGGGAAATCCAGAACCGGGTTGCGATCGGCCAACGCGTACTCACGACTACACTCACGATGCGCATGGCCGAAGATCTCTCCGACTACCTTCTGGAGCTGGGCATCAAAGTGCACTATCTGCACTCCGAGATCGACACCATCGAACGCGTCGGCATCCTGCGCGATCTGCGCATGGGCGTATATGACGTCGTCGTAGGGATCAATTTACTGCGGGAGGGCCTCGATTTACCCGAGGTATCCCTGGTCGCCATTCTCGACGCGGACAAAGAGGGATTCCTACGCTCCGACACGGCCCTGATCCAGACTATCGGTCGCGCCGCGCGGCACGTCGACGGCAAGGTGATCATGTATGCGAACAAGATCACCGACTCGATGTACCGAGCGATCGACGAGACGGAGCGGAGACGGGAGATTCAAATTAAATACAACGAGGAACACGGCATCGAACCGGTCAGTATCGTTAAAGAAATTCGCGATCTCACGGATCAAGTCGCCTCCCGAGCCGTTGCCGAGGAACGCGAGGAATACCACGCACTGACACCGGCTCAACTGCCAAAGGACGAACTCGCCCGTTTGATCAAGGAATTCGAGAAGCAGATGAAGAACGCTGCGGAAGCGTTGGAATTCGAAAAGGCAGCTGCACTGCGCGATCAAATATTCGAGTTGCGACAGGTGCTGGTCGATAAAGAGGACATGCCCCCCTGGATGCGGGCGCGAGCGATGACCGAAGACGTATGA
- a CDS encoding secondary thiamine-phosphate synthase enzyme YjbQ: MKTFRRELWFEVPARRAFINITPQVNDALVESGIQEGLVLVNAMHITASVFINDDESGLHQDYEVWLESLAPHAPISQYQHNRTGEDNADAHMKRQIMGREVVVAITEGKLDFGPWEQIFYGEFDGGRRKRVLIKIVGE; this comes from the coding sequence ATGAAAACTTTCCGCCGAGAACTTTGGTTCGAGGTCCCGGCCAGACGAGCCTTCATCAACATAACTCCCCAAGTGAATGACGCATTGGTGGAAAGTGGCATTCAGGAAGGCCTGGTGCTCGTCAATGCCATGCACATCACGGCTTCTGTTTTCATCAACGACGACGAAAGCGGGCTGCATCAGGATTACGAGGTTTGGCTGGAGTCACTCGCGCCGCATGCGCCGATCAGTCAATACCAGCATAACCGCACGGGTGAAGACAACGCCGATGCCCACATGAAGCGTCAAATCATGGGCCGAGAGGTCGTCGTGGCTATAACGGAAGGCAAATTGGATTTCGGTCCGTGGGAACAAATCTTCTACGGAGAATTCGACGGCGGCAGGCGAAAAAGGGTCCTGATCAAGATCGTCGGGGAGTGA
- a CDS encoding CehA/McbA family metallohydrolase has translation MLHEYAGNMHNHSIYSDGHGSHVEIARAAIQAGLDFIVVTDHNVWVDGMDGYRYLGKDRVLLLTGEEIHDQVRDPQKNHLLVFEARKELAPFAAEPQQLIDEVQRAGGLCFIAHPVDPAAPLFGESDLSWVDWDVSGYTGFEIWNFMSEFKSHLSSLPVAFLLAYSPKRSGQGPFPEVLERWDRLLASGKRIVAIGGADAHATPYRKGPFKRIVLPYEFLYRAVNTHVLTRNALVGDANHDRRLLFHSISRGRCFVGFDLPAPTNGFRFSAQGADDQVIMGDSIPARNGVTLQIKSPRRAEIRLIHNGEQLRRWKNRDTAVYTVHAPGAYRVEVHIDFEGRRCGWIYSNPIYVS, from the coding sequence TTGCTTCACGAATATGCCGGCAACATGCACAATCACTCCATTTATTCGGATGGCCACGGCAGCCATGTTGAGATCGCCCGCGCAGCGATCCAGGCGGGCCTGGACTTCATCGTCGTAACCGACCACAATGTTTGGGTCGACGGCATGGACGGATATCGTTACCTGGGTAAGGACCGTGTACTGCTGTTGACGGGGGAGGAGATCCACGACCAGGTGCGTGACCCTCAGAAAAACCACCTGCTCGTCTTCGAAGCCCGAAAGGAACTGGCGCCTTTTGCGGCCGAGCCACAGCAACTGATCGACGAAGTCCAGCGAGCGGGCGGGCTTTGCTTCATCGCCCATCCTGTCGACCCGGCAGCGCCGTTGTTCGGCGAATCCGATTTATCCTGGGTGGATTGGGACGTGAGCGGCTATACGGGATTCGAGATCTGGAATTTCATGAGTGAATTCAAATCCCATCTCAGTTCGCTGCCCGTGGCCTTCCTGCTGGCATACAGTCCCAAACGCAGCGGCCAGGGGCCGTTTCCCGAGGTGCTTGAACGCTGGGATCGACTCCTGGCGTCCGGGAAACGCATCGTCGCCATCGGAGGCGCAGACGCACACGCAACACCTTACCGCAAAGGGCCTTTCAAGCGGATCGTCCTGCCGTACGAATTTCTCTATCGCGCGGTGAACACGCATGTCCTGACCCGAAACGCGCTCGTCGGAGATGCGAATCACGACCGACGCTTGTTGTTTCACAGCATATCCCGCGGCAGATGCTTCGTCGGGTTCGACCTGCCGGCGCCCACAAACGGCTTTCGCTTCAGCGCACAAGGAGCAGACGATCAGGTCATTATGGGCGATTCGATACCAGCACGAAACGGCGTGACCCTGCAGATCAAATCGCCGCGCCGCGCAGAGATTCGCCTCATTCACAACGGGGAACAACTACGCAGGTGGAAAAATCGAGACACAGCGGTCTATACGGTACATGCACCGGGTGCATACCGCGTGGAAGTGCATATTGACTTCGAAGGTAGACGCTGCGGGTGGATATACAGCAATCCCATTTACGTGTCATGA
- a CDS encoding DegV family protein, which translates to MSDYAIVTDSLSSLPQELIDRFQIIVVPQVLIWGEEEFLDGVNITPTEFYTRLRTDPVMPTTSQATVASFQSVFEPLASQGKEILTIVGSSKLTATLNSAEQAKGLFPDARIEILDSMGVAMALGFQVLAAARAREAGKSFADAVATAKKAKEQSGVLFVVETLEYLHRGGRIGGASRLLGTALNLKPLLELQEGRVEPVERIRTKAKAHNRLVEVIVERLKDQPDVRLSTLHADAEVDAHALMEAAKKHLDPIETVYSEVTPVIGTHAGPGTVGLAYSYGI; encoded by the coding sequence ATGAGCGATTATGCAATTGTAACCGACAGTCTCTCATCGTTACCGCAGGAACTCATCGATCGTTTTCAGATCATCGTAGTGCCGCAGGTGTTGATCTGGGGTGAAGAAGAATTCCTCGATGGAGTCAACATTACCCCGACGGAATTTTATACGCGTTTGAGGACCGATCCGGTCATGCCCACGACGTCACAAGCGACGGTCGCCTCTTTCCAATCCGTCTTCGAACCCCTGGCTTCCCAGGGGAAAGAGATTCTGACCATCGTGGGTTCCTCGAAGTTGACGGCAACATTGAATTCTGCCGAACAGGCCAAAGGCCTCTTCCCGGATGCGAGGATCGAAATACTGGACTCGATGGGAGTCGCCATGGCGCTGGGTTTCCAGGTCCTGGCAGCCGCGCGCGCCCGTGAAGCGGGGAAATCGTTCGCTGACGCCGTGGCTACGGCGAAGAAAGCGAAGGAGCAATCGGGTGTGCTCTTCGTCGTGGAGACGCTTGAATACCTGCACCGTGGCGGCCGCATCGGCGGAGCTTCGCGGCTGCTGGGGACGGCGTTGAATCTCAAGCCGCTGTTGGAATTACAGGAAGGACGGGTTGAACCCGTTGAGCGCATCCGCACCAAGGCCAAAGCCCATAACCGGCTCGTGGAAGTGATCGTGGAGCGCCTCAAGGATCAGCCCGACGTGCGTCTGTCAACGCTCCACGCCGACGCAGAAGTGGATGCGCACGCCTTGATGGAGGCGGCGAAGAAGCACCTCGATCCCATCGAGACCGTTTATTCCGAAGTCACTCCGGTCATCGGAACGCATGCGGGACCGGGCACCGTCGGATTGGCATACTCATACGGAATCTAA
- a CDS encoding tyrosine-type recombinase/integrase, whose translation MNDVIGRFLRYLEVDQERAQNTILAYETDIRQFVQVLSAVSEQPIEPGHIDEQKLDKYVSWLNRQGYKTSTVARKIAAVRTLLDYMHSREGHDTRTMLDMLDLPQNPRQPPKVLTTTEVEKLLRTASQDSSPRAMRDSAALSLMYATGLRAVELISLNASDIDLQSGAIRANATYSHKIPIRDALHPLRTYIEKGRPYLLRTPEVRALFVNQRGKRLSRQGLWLIVKRWAEEAGLGSEVSPQTIRHSLVRHLLEQGKSRREVQDWLRLSSPNTLWLHKRSDRQ comes from the coding sequence ATGAATGACGTGATCGGTCGATTCCTGCGGTATCTCGAAGTAGATCAGGAACGTGCTCAGAATACGATCTTGGCGTATGAAACTGATATCCGCCAATTCGTCCAGGTTTTGTCCGCCGTTTCCGAGCAGCCGATTGAACCCGGTCATATCGATGAGCAGAAGCTGGACAAGTATGTTTCCTGGTTGAACCGCCAGGGGTACAAGACTTCCACCGTTGCCCGGAAGATCGCAGCCGTACGGACCTTGCTGGACTATATGCATTCCCGTGAAGGCCACGATACCCGAACGATGTTGGATATGCTGGATTTACCCCAGAATCCTCGCCAACCCCCCAAGGTGCTGACGACGACAGAAGTAGAAAAATTACTCCGGACCGCTTCGCAGGACAGCTCGCCGCGGGCAATGAGGGATTCGGCGGCGCTGTCATTGATGTACGCCACCGGTTTACGCGCGGTCGAACTGATCTCGCTGAACGCCAGTGACATCGATCTGCAGTCCGGCGCCATTCGGGCGAATGCAACTTATTCGCACAAGATTCCCATCCGGGATGCGCTCCATCCCTTAAGAACTTACATCGAGAAAGGTCGGCCCTATTTGCTGCGAACGCCGGAAGTCAGGGCGTTGTTCGTCAATCAACGCGGCAAACGCCTCAGCCGGCAGGGATTGTGGTTGATCGTCAAGCGCTGGGCCGAGGAAGCCGGGTTGGGCAGCGAAGTTTCCCCACAAACGATTCGACACTCACTCGTGCGACATCTTCTGGAGCAAGGCAAGTCTCGACGCGAGGTTCAAGATTGGCTGCGTCTTTCGAGTCCGAATACATTGTGGCTTCATAAGCGCTCAGATCGCCAATGA
- a CDS encoding purine-nucleoside phosphorylase — protein MDLITTADIDNTVAFIRARTSVQPEIGMILGSGLGAIADAVAADEKIATGDIPGWPVSTVHGHAGRVVVGHLEDHPVFVLQGRAHFYEGHPISQIGLPIRVMYRLGVRILIVTNAAGAVNPDFEPGDLMLISDHINLLGMTGNNPLRGPNLDEFGPRFPDMGKAYDPALGMLAKEVALEEDVPLRKGVYVCVSGPSYETTAELRFLRIIGVDAVGMSTAPEVTVARHCGMQVLGISGISNKANLDGETETTHEEVLEAGKIITPRLKTLICGVLRRI, from the coding sequence ATGGATCTGATTACGACAGCAGATATCGACAACACTGTAGCGTTCATACGGGCAAGAACCTCCGTTCAACCCGAGATCGGCATGATTTTAGGTTCGGGCCTGGGCGCGATCGCCGACGCCGTGGCGGCGGATGAAAAGATTGCGACGGGGGATATCCCCGGATGGCCCGTATCGACGGTGCACGGGCATGCGGGGCGAGTCGTCGTAGGTCATCTCGAAGATCATCCCGTATTCGTGCTGCAGGGCAGGGCGCATTTCTATGAAGGTCATCCCATCTCGCAGATCGGCCTTCCCATCCGGGTCATGTATCGCCTCGGCGTACGCATACTGATCGTGACCAATGCGGCCGGGGCCGTCAATCCGGATTTCGAACCGGGCGACTTGATGTTGATCAGCGATCACATCAATCTCCTGGGAATGACCGGCAACAACCCGCTGCGCGGTCCAAACCTGGATGAGTTCGGACCTCGTTTTCCTGACATGGGGAAGGCGTACGATCCAGCTTTGGGGATGCTGGCGAAAGAAGTGGCGCTCGAAGAGGATGTTCCCTTGCGGAAGGGAGTTTATGTTTGCGTATCCGGCCCTTCGTACGAAACGACCGCGGAACTGCGCTTCCTGCGGATCATCGGTGTCGACGCCGTCGGAATGTCCACGGCACCCGAAGTGACCGTCGCACGGCACTGTGGTATGCAAGTTCTTGGCATCTCGGGGATCAGCAACAAGGCGAATTTGGACGGTGAAACCGAGACCACGCACGAGGAAGTGCTTGAAGCTGGAAAGATCATAACCCCCAGGCTGAAGACGCTCATCTGTGGGGTGCTGCGCAGAATTTAA
- a CDS encoding GNAT family N-acetyltransferase — translation MNMISIREAISSDIPTLIAFDHGYGTDHVWQMSFEREPSAVGATFREVRLPRAMRVGYPRDAERLADEWTRRAVILVAENEESLQGYLAIVEGPSENMYWITDLVVSLRSRRQGIASRLILAAREWCRQRNALRLFLEMQSKNYPAICLAKKMGFVFSGYSDQYYSDQDIALFFSMLL, via the coding sequence ATGAATATGATTTCTATTCGGGAAGCTATTTCGAGTGACATACCCACGCTCATCGCTTTTGATCACGGCTATGGCACCGATCACGTTTGGCAGATGTCTTTCGAGCGAGAGCCTTCGGCGGTGGGGGCGACCTTTCGTGAAGTCCGCTTGCCTCGTGCTATGCGGGTCGGCTATCCGCGTGACGCTGAGCGGTTAGCGGACGAATGGACGCGCCGGGCGGTTATCCTCGTAGCCGAAAATGAAGAGTCACTCCAGGGATATCTGGCGATCGTGGAAGGCCCCTCGGAGAACATGTACTGGATCACGGATCTCGTCGTCAGCCTGCGGTCCCGGCGCCAGGGAATAGCTTCGAGGCTGATACTGGCTGCACGTGAGTGGTGCCGCCAACGAAATGCTTTGCGGTTATTTCTGGAGATGCAAAGCAAGAATTACCCTGCGATCTGCCTGGCAAAAAAGATGGGCTTTGTGTTTAGCGGGTACAGCGACCAATACTATTCGGATCAGGACATCGCGTTGTTTTTCTCGATGTTACTTTGA